The segment ATCCTTGGCGTTGTTTGGGTTTAAAGAAAGTGCCTGACGAAATTGCTGTTCAGCCATCTTCGGCTGTCCGCTCTCCAGATAGCAAATCCCAAGCGACGAAAACGCATCATCGTTCATTGGGTCGAGTCGGATTGCTTCCTGGAATCGCTGAACAGCTTCTGGCGTGTTGCCGCACTGTAAGAACGTCCTTCCGGCTGCAATGTGCGAAAGACTGTCGTGCGGGGCAAGTTGAAGAAGTCTTTTTGCGACGCTCGTTGATTCTGTAAAATCCTCTCGCAGTCTCGTGACCAGAACCAAAATTCTTAGCAGCCACGCATTGTCTGGGTCTAGCCGAAGCCCTTCTCGGCAATGGGTTTCGGCTTGAGGAAGCTGATTCAATCCCAGGCAGGCTCTCGCCAAAGAAGCATAGAGCTCTGCAGCTTCGGGAGCAAAAGCGATTCCTTGGGCCGCCAGGCTCTGCGCAGTTTCGTATCGGCCGACGTCATTCGCTGCTTCGGCTTTTTCAAACAGCTCACCTGCGCGTTGTAGATCCATGGCTACGCCAGCAACATGCCTTTTTCATTGACGACAAACAGGTGCACAAAGTCCGCGACTTTCATATCGCCAAGCTGCTCAGCGTCAGCAAAGGCCGCGTGAATCTCCTTGATCTGATCGTTGTCGAACACACCAGGCAAACTGTTGTGAAACTTCTCCTTCAAAACAGGAATGCCCTCCTCGCGGCGAACCCGGTGGCCAATCGGATATGAGACCTCAACCCGATCGGTCGACGTTCCGTCTTTGAAATAAACCTGAATGCTGTTGCCGATGGCACGTTTCTCCAGGTCGTAGTACTCGTCGGTGAACGTCTTGTTTTCCTTGACGACCATCTTTTCACGCAGCGCATCGATCCGAGGATCTTTTGCCGTATCGTCAGCGTAGTGATGAGCCGTCAGTTCGCCAAAGATCAATCCAATCGCCACCATGTACTGAAGGCAATGGTCGCGGTCCGCGTAGTTGTCTAGCGGCCCGGTCTTGTCAATGATGCGAACTCCAGGTTCCTGCGTTTCCAATTCAACGCGTTCGATTTCCTCCAAACGATCGACGATATTCGGGTGCAACTCCATCGCGCATTCGACTGCGGTTTGAGCATGGAATTCGGCGGGGAAAGAAATCTTGAACAGGATGTTTTCCATCACATAGCTTCCCAGCGGCTTCGCGAGCGTGATCGGGTTCCCGCCAAACAGCACGTCGCTAAATCCCCAAACCGGAGCCGACAGTGCCGTTTCATATCCCATTTCGCCCGTGCCTGCGATCAACGCCAGGCGAACCGCGCGGCTGGTTGCGTCGCCGGCCGCCCAGCTTTTTCGCGATCCCGTATTCGGAGCATGGCGATAGGTGCGGAGGGCGCCTCCATCGATCCAGGCGTTGGAAATCGCGTTTGCAGTTTGCTCCTGCGTGTTGCCCAGCATCCAGCTTGCAACGGCGGTGCTGGCGATTCGAACTAGCAGCACATGGTCCAGCCCGACTCGATTGAAGGAGTTATCCAGTGCGAGGATTCCCTGAATTTCATGGGCTTTGATCATCGCGGTCAGGACGTCTTGAACAGAAGTCTCTTCCGCTTTGATGTGCGACTTCCAGTCTGCGACGGCAAGGATGGCCCCAAGGTTGTCTGACGGGTGTCCCCACTCGGCGGCCAGCCAGGTGTCGTTGAAGTCCAGCCAGCGAACCAGCGTACCGATGTCGAAAGCAGCTTTGACTGGATCGAGATTCAGGTTCGTGCCCGGCACACGGCAACCGGCTTCCATGTTGGCTCCCGGAACAACGGGCCCCAGCATTTTCAGGCAGGCCGGATGTTCCAACGCGAGGAAACCGCATCCAAGGCTGTCCATCAAACAGTGTCTGGCCGTTTCGTATGCGAGTTCGCTTTTGATTTCGAAGTTGTGAACGTAGTCAGCGATCTCGGAGATAAGCGAGTCCATGTGTGTGCCGTTGGAGGTGAAGTGTTTGAATGTAGAAACAAAAAAAGGGCGGAAACCAGTCCGCCCATCGCATCTTCAAAGTTATTGACTACAGTGCGCCCAATGCCGCACCGTAATCTGGCTCGTCCACGATTTCCGGAACCAG is part of the Mariniblastus fucicola genome and harbors:
- a CDS encoding tetratricopeptide repeat protein, encoding MDLQRAGELFEKAEAANDVGRYETAQSLAAQGIAFAPEAAELYASLARACLGLNQLPQAETHCREGLRLDPDNAWLLRILVLVTRLREDFTESTSVAKRLLQLAPHDSLSHIAAGRTFLQCGNTPEAVQRFQEAIRLDPMNDDAFSSLGICYLESGQPKMAEQQFRQALSLNPNNAKDLNNLGVSLQRQGKQKDAAVAFKAAVIVDPTCAVSKSNAKASIAAYLSVGGGLLLLYLFAKLMFVAGKTPAAKLIEDIPLKQQKMIAATIGIGVLLLFGFFTYGRRWLRKRDLLGADPQILEFYKTVCKDKDVK
- a CDS encoding bifunctional 2-methylcitrate dehydratase/aconitate hydratase, translating into MDSLISEIADYVHNFEIKSELAYETARHCLMDSLGCGFLALEHPACLKMLGPVVPGANMEAGCRVPGTNLNLDPVKAAFDIGTLVRWLDFNDTWLAAEWGHPSDNLGAILAVADWKSHIKAEETSVQDVLTAMIKAHEIQGILALDNSFNRVGLDHVLLVRIASTAVASWMLGNTQEQTANAISNAWIDGGALRTYRHAPNTGSRKSWAAGDATSRAVRLALIAGTGEMGYETALSAPVWGFSDVLFGGNPITLAKPLGSYVMENILFKISFPAEFHAQTAVECAMELHPNIVDRLEEIERVELETQEPGVRIIDKTGPLDNYADRDHCLQYMVAIGLIFGELTAHHYADDTAKDPRIDALREKMVVKENKTFTDEYYDLEKRAIGNSIQVYFKDGTSTDRVEVSYPIGHRVRREEGIPVLKEKFHNSLPGVFDNDQIKEIHAAFADAEQLGDMKVADFVHLFVVNEKGMLLA